A genomic stretch from Chitinophagaceae bacterium includes:
- the nadB gene encoding L-aspartate oxidase: MQTDILVIGSGIAGLTYAIKIAEACPDKKVLVVTKSSSDETNTKYAQGGIAVVNDLDNDSFAKHIEDTIIAGDGLCNEEIVEIVVKEGTLRVNEIIEWGAKFDKDAEGDFSLGKEGGHSENRILHHKDVTGAEMERALIETIRRSKNIQFVNHYFIVDIITQHHFGFLITKSTPDVQCYGVYALNLQTNQIEIIQSKITMLATGGNGQVYRTTTNPSIASGDGVAMMYRAKGRIENMEFIQFHPTALYQAGQKGQAFLITEAVRGDGGILRNHKGEAFMERYDERKDLAPRDIVARAIDSEMKINGTEHVWLDCKHMDQEKFIHHFPNIYEKCKSLGIDVAQHMIPVAPAAHYSCGGIKTDEWGRTSIKNLYAAGECASTGLHGANRLASNSLLEAMVFAHRSFMDAVEKIKLMNVEQPSLPEWNARGTSYPKEMILITQSLKELQQVMSDYVGIVRNDIRLQRAMRRLDLLWEETENLYRSTIISPQIMELRNMITVGYLITKGAGFRKESRGLHFNTDYPNKSELLQNIVL, from the coding sequence ATGCAAACAGACATTCTCGTTATAGGTTCAGGAATTGCAGGGTTAACTTATGCAATTAAAATTGCTGAAGCATGTCCTGATAAAAAAGTACTGGTGGTAACAAAATCAAGTTCAGACGAAACCAATACAAAGTACGCCCAGGGCGGCATTGCGGTGGTTAACGATCTGGATAATGATAGTTTTGCCAAGCATATTGAAGACACAATTATTGCAGGCGACGGATTGTGTAATGAAGAAATTGTAGAGATTGTTGTGAAAGAAGGAACGCTTCGTGTAAACGAAATTATTGAATGGGGTGCAAAATTTGATAAAGATGCAGAAGGGGATTTTTCCTTAGGGAAAGAAGGGGGACATAGTGAAAACCGCATCCTTCATCACAAAGATGTAACAGGTGCAGAGATGGAAAGAGCGTTGATTGAAACCATCCGCAGAAGCAAAAATATTCAGTTTGTGAATCATTATTTTATTGTTGACATCATTACACAGCATCATTTTGGTTTCTTAATTACCAAATCAACACCCGATGTACAATGTTATGGAGTATATGCACTGAATTTACAAACGAACCAGATTGAAATCATTCAATCGAAGATTACGATGCTGGCAACAGGTGGTAATGGTCAGGTGTACCGAACCACAACAAATCCTTCTATTGCAAGTGGTGATGGTGTAGCCATGATGTACCGTGCAAAAGGACGGATTGAAAATATGGAGTTCATTCAGTTTCATCCAACAGCTTTGTACCAGGCCGGACAAAAAGGGCAGGCATTTTTAATTACTGAAGCGGTACGTGGTGATGGTGGTATTCTGCGTAATCATAAAGGCGAAGCATTTATGGAGCGGTACGATGAACGGAAAGATCTTGCTCCCCGTGATATTGTTGCAAGAGCCATTGACAGTGAAATGAAGATCAACGGTACAGAACATGTGTGGCTCGATTGCAAACATATGGATCAGGAAAAATTTATTCATCACTTCCCGAACATTTATGAAAAATGTAAAAGCCTTGGAATTGATGTTGCACAGCATATGATTCCTGTTGCGCCTGCAGCGCATTACAGTTGTGGCGGAATTAAAACAGATGAGTGGGGAAGAACATCGATTAAAAATTTATATGCAGCAGGTGAATGTGCAAGCACGGGTTTGCATGGTGCCAACCGTTTAGCAAGTAATTCATTGCTGGAAGCAATGGTATTTGCACACCGCAGTTTTATGGATGCAGTTGAGAAGATTAAATTAATGAATGTTGAGCAGCCTTCTTTGCCTGAATGGAATGCAAGGGGAACAAGTTATCCGAAAGAGATGATCCTTATTACACAAAGTTTAAAAGAACTGCAGCAGGTTATGAGCGACTATGTAGGTATTGTTCGTAACGATATCCGTTTGCAGAGAGCCATGCGCAGACTGGATTTGTTATGGGAAGAAACAGAAAATCTGTATCGCAGTACAATCATTTCACCGCAGATAATGGAACTGAGAAATATGATCACTGTTGGATATTTAATAACGAAAGGTGCCGGATTCCGTAAAGAAAGCAGGGGGCTTCATTTCAATACCGATTATCCAAATAAGAGTGAGTTGTTACAAAACATTGTATTGTAG
- a CDS encoding MFS transporter, translating into MKPTSLKSVIAASSVGTLIEWYDFYIFGSLATIISTKFFPAGNPTVALLSTLATFAAGFVVRPFGALFFGRLGDLIGRKYTFLLTLVIMGLSTFLIGCIPSYESIGFFAPLLVLLLRLLQGLALGGEYGGAATYVAEHSPAERRGFWTSWIQTTASVGLFVSLLVIIAVKGAMDEQSFGDWGWRVPFWISIIMVGISILIRMRMKESPLFSKAKAEGKTSTNPLKESFGHKLNFKFVLLALFGATMGQGVVWYTGQFYALSFIQNTLSIDVAQASKLIMWALLFGTPFFVVFGWLSDKIGRKWIMMVGMLIAIVSYRPIYSAMYDAGSVQMKKEITAQTATEVKIMADEKNTGDSVLTTTTLKVYEDGTTLKEVQKQMIHADASKADATKDIITAKTVILDTGSFWKLIFLVFIQVIFVTMVYGPIAAFLVEMFPIRIRYTSMSLPYHIGNGIFGGLLPAIATFLATKATMANEVATKAGTALPYDKPFLEGLWYPIIIAAVSLVIGVLYINGEDNRIED; encoded by the coding sequence ATGAAACCAACCTCTCTAAAGTCTGTTATTGCAGCTTCTTCTGTAGGAACCTTAATTGAATGGTACGACTTTTACATTTTCGGAAGCCTGGCCACAATTATTTCCACTAAATTTTTCCCTGCCGGAAATCCAACTGTAGCATTGCTTTCAACGCTTGCAACTTTTGCTGCAGGCTTTGTTGTAAGGCCATTTGGTGCCCTTTTCTTTGGACGACTGGGCGATCTGATCGGAAGAAAATATACTTTCCTGTTAACGTTAGTGATAATGGGTTTATCAACTTTTTTAATTGGCTGTATCCCCAGTTATGAATCGATTGGTTTTTTTGCACCGCTGCTTGTATTGTTGCTACGGTTACTGCAGGGGCTTGCATTGGGTGGCGAATATGGTGGCGCTGCAACTTATGTAGCAGAACACTCCCCTGCTGAACGGAGAGGATTCTGGACTTCCTGGATACAAACAACAGCTTCTGTTGGTTTGTTTGTTTCTTTACTGGTGATCATTGCAGTGAAAGGTGCAATGGACGAACAATCGTTTGGCGATTGGGGATGGAGGGTTCCGTTCTGGATTTCCATCATCATGGTTGGTATTTCTATTCTCATTCGGATGCGGATGAAAGAATCTCCTTTATTTTCAAAAGCAAAAGCTGAAGGGAAAACATCTACCAATCCGCTGAAAGAAAGTTTTGGGCATAAACTGAATTTCAAATTTGTATTGCTCGCTTTATTTGGTGCAACTATGGGCCAGGGCGTTGTTTGGTACACCGGGCAATTCTATGCATTGAGTTTTATTCAAAATACACTGAGTATTGATGTAGCACAGGCAAGTAAACTCATTATGTGGGCGCTTTTGTTCGGCACTCCTTTCTTTGTAGTATTCGGATGGCTTTCAGATAAAATTGGCCGTAAATGGATCATGATGGTTGGTATGCTGATTGCTATTGTCAGCTACCGTCCTATCTATTCAGCCATGTATGATGCAGGAAGTGTACAGATGAAAAAAGAAATAACTGCACAAACTGCAACAGAAGTTAAAATAATGGCTGATGAAAAAAATACAGGTGACAGTGTGCTTACCACCACTACATTAAAAGTATATGAAGATGGCACCACTTTAAAAGAAGTACAAAAACAAATGATTCATGCAGATGCTTCAAAAGCTGATGCCACTAAAGATATCATTACAGCCAAAACAGTAATCCTTGATACGGGCTCCTTTTGGAAATTGATCTTTCTTGTTTTCATTCAGGTCATTTTTGTAACAATGGTATATGGACCAATTGCAGCTTTTCTTGTTGAAATGTTTCCGATAAGGATCAGGTATACTTCCATGTCGCTTCCTTATCATATTGGTAATGGTATTTTTGGTGGTTTGTTACCTGCTATAGCAACCTTTCTTGCAACAAAAGCAACCATGGCCAATGAAGTTGCCACAAAAGCCGGCACAGCATTACCTTATGACAAACCATTTCTTGAAGGTTTGTGGTATCCTATTATTATTGCAGCCGTTAGTTTGGTGATCGGCGTACTGTATATAAATGGAGAAGATAACAGGATTGAAGATTAA
- a CDS encoding DUF1360 domain-containing protein, with amino-acid sequence MAFASFQFGISVLATWRLCHLLAEEDGPWDIIFRIRKQLGQGFFGSLLDCFYCLSIWIAIPFAIWMSDSWKNGIIYWLAISGGACVLYKATSKK; translated from the coding sequence ATGGCATTTGCTTCTTTTCAATTTGGAATATCAGTACTGGCAACCTGGCGGTTATGCCATTTGCTGGCGGAAGAAGACGGACCTTGGGATATTATCTTCCGTATTCGTAAACAACTCGGGCAGGGATTCTTCGGTTCCCTGCTCGATTGTTTCTATTGTCTCAGCATCTGGATTGCAATTCCATTTGCAATATGGATGAGTGACAGCTGGAAGAATGGAATTATTTACTGGCTTGCCATCAGTGGCGGAGCCTGTGTACTCTATAAAGCCACATCAAAAAAATAA
- a CDS encoding tetratricopeptide repeat protein, giving the protein MKIFLTILSLFFSAIAFAQNGEVVKGNRFFKDGNYDKAEESYLKAINKKPNTIAQFNLGNTLYKKEKTEDAIKSFDEASANATEPEMKAKALYNKGVLYHKDNKLNDAITAYKEALRLTPDDVEIRKNLQLA; this is encoded by the coding sequence ATGAAGATTTTTCTGACGATACTATCTCTTTTCTTTTCAGCAATTGCCTTTGCCCAAAATGGTGAAGTAGTAAAGGGCAACCGTTTTTTTAAAGACGGGAACTACGATAAAGCAGAAGAGTCTTACCTGAAAGCGATCAATAAAAAACCGAACACGATTGCACAGTTCAACCTCGGGAATACTTTATATAAAAAGGAAAAAACAGAAGATGCCATTAAATCATTTGATGAAGCATCAGCCAATGCAACAGAGCCTGAAATGAAAGCAAAGGCTTTGTATAATAAAGGGGTGTTGTATCATAAAGACAATAAACTTAATGATGCCATTACTGCTTATAAAGAAGCTTTGCGTTTAACACCGGATGATGTTGAGATCAGAAAAAACCTTCAACTCGCCTAG
- a CDS encoding outer membrane beta-barrel protein — MRYRYDPINFIERDPQVTSFSKNKLAADYITLPVMLNFNFAPKRKRTYGFSAGVSAGYLYAARQKMKSELRGKEKVKNDFNLEPWKLSAIGELNLGVVNLYGSYALNNLHKNGLEQTPYNFGIRFSSW, encoded by the coding sequence ATTCGCTACCGTTACGATCCCATTAATTTTATCGAAAGAGATCCTCAGGTTACCTCTTTCAGTAAAAACAAACTGGCAGCCGATTATATTACACTGCCAGTGATGCTGAACTTCAACTTTGCACCAAAAAGAAAAAGAACTTATGGCTTCAGTGCAGGTGTAAGCGCAGGTTATTTATATGCTGCCCGCCAGAAAATGAAAAGTGAACTGAGAGGAAAAGAAAAGGTGAAGAATGATTTCAACCTGGAACCATGGAAATTGTCTGCCATTGGCGAATTAAACTTAGGCGTTGTAAACTTATACGGCAGTTACGCTCTCAATAACTTACACAAAAACGGATTGGAACAAACACCTTATAACTTCGGAATCAGATTCAGCAGCTGGTAA
- the ispG gene encoding (E)-4-hydroxy-3-methylbut-2-enyl-diphosphate synthase gives MFLYTPSLTDYKRLPTKEVKVGDLLLGNFNPIRVQTMTTTDTMDTIATVEQSIRCIEAGAELVRITAPSKKDAENLLNIKNELRKRGYNTPLVADIHFTPNAAEVAARIIEKVRVNPGNYVDKKKFEQIDYTDAEYVEEIERIRERFTPLVKICKEYGTAMRIGTNHGSLSDRIMSRYGDTAIGMVESAMEFLRIARAESYHNIVLSMKSSNPQVMVQAYRLLISHMMDEFNEAYPLHLGVTEAGDGEDGRVKSAAGIGTLLEDGIGDTVRVSLTEDPEFEIPVCRDLVKRYLPGKEKVKVESKIPVIEQLPYSPFEYKRRETFAVSNIGGKQVPVVIADLSKLKNITPKELERVGYKYDEATDKWTIGDMAADYIFIAHQKLNFELPGTLKVIVYPEARIESNSTVAGEEKYFPIFMDSGYAEAESKSEVLNFVMIDCYNDETPLNDYTYLDALANDPTVVLCLSSTNQNAMQSVRRMLIELMNRNIKNPVVLMTDSNWQTADEHLIHYSTECGALLLDGMGDGLSLGMSSKSYEQQAASSANASGRNYLSNLTPEQFINNTAFTILQATRTRISKTEYISCPSCGRTLFDLQETTAKIRSVTNHLKGVKIAIMGCIVNGPGEMADADFGYVGSGPGKITLYRGKEIVKRNVDSEVAVNELIGLLKESDAWVEPA, from the coding sequence ATGTTTCTTTATACTCCTTCCTTAACTGATTATAAAAGACTGCCGACAAAAGAAGTAAAAGTGGGTGACCTGCTGCTCGGAAATTTTAATCCGATCAGGGTTCAAACGATGACCACAACCGATACGATGGATACCATTGCAACAGTTGAACAGAGTATCCGTTGCATAGAAGCAGGTGCTGAACTGGTTCGTATAACAGCGCCGTCAAAAAAAGATGCGGAAAATTTACTCAATATTAAAAACGAATTACGCAAACGTGGCTATAACACACCGTTAGTTGCTGATATTCATTTTACACCTAATGCTGCTGAAGTTGCTGCAAGGATCATTGAAAAAGTGAGAGTAAACCCCGGCAACTACGTTGACAAGAAAAAATTTGAACAGATTGATTATACCGATGCAGAATATGTAGAGGAGATTGAACGTATCCGTGAACGCTTTACTCCGTTGGTGAAAATTTGCAAAGAGTATGGAACAGCGATGCGTATTGGAACTAATCATGGTTCATTAAGTGACAGGATCATGAGCCGTTATGGTGATACAGCTATTGGTATGGTGGAAAGCGCTATGGAATTTCTGCGCATTGCCCGTGCAGAAAGTTATCACAACATTGTATTGAGTATGAAGAGCAGTAACCCGCAGGTAATGGTGCAGGCTTACCGTTTGCTCATCAGTCACATGATGGATGAATTCAATGAAGCCTATCCATTGCACCTTGGAGTTACAGAAGCAGGTGATGGTGAAGACGGAAGGGTGAAAAGTGCAGCAGGTATTGGAACATTGCTTGAAGATGGTATTGGCGATACGGTTCGTGTAAGTTTAACAGAAGATCCTGAATTTGAAATCCCTGTGTGCAGGGATTTAGTGAAAAGATATCTGCCGGGAAAGGAAAAGGTAAAAGTTGAAAGTAAGATCCCTGTTATTGAGCAGCTACCTTATTCCCCATTCGAATATAAACGCAGAGAAACATTTGCAGTATCGAATATTGGTGGAAAGCAGGTTCCTGTTGTAATTGCAGATCTGAGTAAATTAAAAAACATCACGCCCAAAGAATTGGAAAGAGTTGGTTATAAATATGACGAAGCAACTGATAAGTGGACGATAGGTGACATGGCTGCTGATTATATTTTCATTGCTCATCAGAAATTGAATTTTGAATTGCCGGGAACATTGAAAGTGATCGTTTATCCTGAAGCAAGGATTGAATCAAACTCAACCGTTGCCGGTGAAGAAAAATATTTTCCCATTTTCATGGACAGCGGATATGCTGAAGCAGAATCAAAAAGTGAGGTACTGAATTTTGTAATGATCGATTGTTACAATGACGAAACACCACTCAATGATTATACTTACCTGGATGCATTGGCAAATGATCCAACAGTTGTGCTTTGTTTAAGCAGCACTAACCAAAACGCCATGCAGAGTGTACGGAGAATGTTGATTGAGCTGATGAACCGCAACATTAAAAACCCGGTTGTGTTAATGACCGACAGTAATTGGCAAACTGCTGATGAACACCTCATTCACTATTCAACTGAATGCGGGGCGTTGTTACTGGATGGTATGGGTGATGGTCTTTCACTTGGTATGAGCAGCAAAAGTTATGAGCAGCAGGCAGCAAGCAGTGCCAATGCAAGCGGCAGGAATTATTTAAGTAACCTCACACCGGAACAGTTTATCAATAATACGGCCTTTACTATTTTACAGGCAACACGTACAAGAATTTCCAAAACAGAATATATTTCCTGCCCCAGTTGCGGAAGAACATTATTTGATTTGCAGGAAACAACAGCAAAGATCCGTTCTGTTACCAATCATCTCAAAGGAGTAAAAATTGCAATTATGGGATGCATCGTTAATGGCCCCGGTGAAATGGCTGATGCTGATTTTGGTTATGTAGGAAGCGGTCCCGGTAAGATCACTTTATACAGGGGAAAAGAAATTGTAAAACGTAATGTAGACAGTGAAGTGGCGGTGAATGAACTCATCGGTTTATTAAAAGAAAGCGATGCCTGGGTTGAACCGGCATAA
- a CDS encoding L,D-transpeptidase — MKRQPAFLVLCSAAMLFLSGFSLLHRNKSMQQSLHVRKSTLYSVVIDKSNYQLKVFDENGWLLTYPVVFGTSEMTDKMMEGDRRTPEGHFRIIAKKIHPEWGYFLLLDYPTQTDIEKFNARKQQGLIPYNAKPGGGIGIHATRRNEDRFVDYFYNWTLGCISTKREYAKELYNMLPVGTEVTILR, encoded by the coding sequence ATGAAACGCCAACCAGCTTTTCTTGTTTTATGCTCGGCAGCCATGCTCTTTCTTTCGGGCTTTAGTTTGCTGCACAGGAACAAATCGATGCAACAGAGTTTGCATGTCAGGAAATCAACTTTATACAGTGTGGTGATTGATAAAAGTAATTATCAATTGAAAGTATTTGATGAAAACGGGTGGCTCCTAACTTACCCTGTTGTGTTTGGAACCAGTGAAATGACCGATAAGATGATGGAAGGTGACCGCCGTACACCGGAAGGTCACTTTAGAATCATCGCCAAAAAAATTCACCCTGAATGGGGCTATTTTCTTCTTCTCGACTATCCCACCCAAACCGATATTGAAAAATTCAATGCAAGAAAACAACAGGGATTGATTCCATACAATGCCAAACCGGGCGGAGGAATTGGTATTCACGCTACCCGCCGTAATGAAGACCGATTCGTGGATTATTTTTATAACTGGACATTAGGCTGCATCTCTACTAAAAGAGAGTACGCCAAAGAATTATACAATATGCTGCCAGTAGGAACAGAGGTTACCATCCTGCGGTAA
- a CDS encoding lysophospholipid acyltransferase family protein: MYVLPGIQNFLPDFTAAIFYFIWHCRFLFVLTYYVVGYRKEVVMTNLRYAFPEKTEEDLKSIAKKFYRNFIDNWIETIKLISISKQSLNKRISGNFEVFHQLYNSGKAVQVNLGHFFNWEIMTLHTGINQPYTFLTVYLPQSNKIMNRLILYVRSRWGNPQLPSTDMARAIIPWRKKQYLLALGSDQSPAPESGYWLNFMNRPAPFVKGSEKFARIQGVPVVMMTTTKPKRGHYHFDYFMLAEDPKALPDGELMRQYVRHLEENIRLQPELYLWSHRRWKHNWKDEYHALWVDEEAMPAAK; encoded by the coding sequence ATGTATGTATTACCTGGTATTCAGAATTTTTTACCTGATTTCACTGCTGCCATTTTTTATTTTATATGGCATTGCAGATTTCTTTTTGTGCTTACCTATTATGTTGTTGGCTATCGTAAAGAAGTTGTGATGACAAACCTTCGATATGCTTTCCCTGAAAAAACGGAAGAAGACTTAAAATCCATTGCAAAGAAATTCTACCGCAACTTTATTGACAACTGGATAGAAACGATCAAACTCATTTCCATCAGCAAGCAATCATTGAACAAACGGATCAGTGGAAACTTTGAAGTATTTCATCAATTGTATAACAGCGGCAAAGCTGTACAGGTAAACCTTGGTCATTTTTTTAACTGGGAAATTATGACCCTGCATACAGGCATCAATCAGCCATATACTTTTCTTACTGTGTATCTGCCGCAGAGCAATAAGATCATGAACCGGTTGATTCTTTATGTACGCAGCCGTTGGGGTAATCCGCAGTTGCCATCAACTGACATGGCAAGGGCTATTATTCCCTGGAGGAAAAAACAATACCTGCTTGCATTGGGATCTGATCAAAGTCCTGCACCTGAAAGCGGATACTGGCTTAATTTTATGAATCGTCCGGCTCCATTTGTAAAAGGTTCAGAAAAATTTGCACGCATACAGGGCGTTCCTGTAGTAATGATGACAACAACAAAACCCAAGCGGGGCCATTATCATTTTGATTATTTTATGCTGGCAGAAGATCCCAAAGCATTACCTGATGGCGAACTGATGAGGCAGTATGTAAGACACCTCGAAGAAAATATCAGGCTGCAGCCTGAGCTTTATTTATGGAGCCACCGCCGCTGGAAACACAACTGGAAAGATGAGTACCATGCTTTGTGGGTTGATGAAGAAGCAATGCCTGCAGCAAAATAA
- a CDS encoding VWA domain-containing protein, with the protein MFSFAHIEYLLLLVLLIPAVIFFVLNRRWKKKTKKKIGDDQLVNILTANHSAKKFSTKFYLILAAMAFTALGAANLRSAGKAEDVNRKGRDIVIAMDVSKSMLADDIRPNRLEKSKQFVSKLLEQLPDDRIALIWFAGKAYLPMPLTADQGAANLFVQSAAPDAVPTQGTVIGEALRLAAESFPQQGKRYKVVLLITDGEDHDESALTMAKQLKDRGILLIAIGLGTVEGSAITEPGTTEYKKDKDGQTVITKLNETLLKQMAVTNGGLYGNMQNTEALLKEVTAVIDQLEKKGTDGEVSNTNYNNYFIWFLALALLLLMIETFISERKTT; encoded by the coding sequence TTGTTTTCCTTCGCACATATCGAATATCTGTTATTGCTGGTATTACTCATTCCGGCAGTAATTTTCTTTGTGCTCAACCGAAGGTGGAAGAAGAAAACAAAAAAGAAAATCGGTGATGATCAACTGGTAAATATTTTAACCGCCAATCATTCAGCAAAGAAATTCTCAACGAAATTTTATTTGATTCTGGCCGCCATGGCTTTTACTGCTTTAGGGGCTGCCAATCTGCGAAGTGCAGGAAAAGCGGAAGATGTAAACCGCAAAGGAAGGGATATCGTTATTGCAATGGATGTAAGCAAGAGTATGCTGGCTGACGACATTAGACCCAACCGTCTTGAAAAATCAAAACAGTTCGTTAGTAAATTATTAGAGCAGTTGCCCGACGACAGAATTGCATTGATCTGGTTTGCAGGCAAAGCATATCTGCCCATGCCATTAACAGCCGATCAGGGTGCTGCCAACCTGTTTGTACAATCTGCCGCACCCGATGCTGTGCCAACACAGGGAACAGTAATTGGTGAAGCATTGCGACTGGCTGCAGAAAGTTTTCCGCAGCAGGGTAAACGTTATAAAGTTGTGTTGCTGATCACAGATGGGGAAGATCATGATGAATCAGCACTCACCATGGCAAAGCAATTAAAAGACAGGGGCATTTTATTAATTGCAATCGGACTGGGAACTGTTGAAGGAAGTGCAATTACAGAACCCGGAACAACTGAGTACAAGAAAGATAAAGACGGACAAACTGTTATTACAAAGCTCAACGAAACCTTATTGAAACAGATGGCTGTTACCAACGGCGGTTTATATGGTAACATGCAGAACACTGAGGCTTTATTAAAAGAAGTAACAGCGGTAATTGATCAGCTCGAAAAGAAAGGCACTGACGGTGAAGTAAGTAATACCAACTACAATAATTATTTCATCTGGTTTCTTGCACTGGCTTTATTATTGCTCATGATTGAAACATTCATCAGCGAACGGAAAACAACATGA
- a CDS encoding RNA polymerase sigma factor: MTAREYNECVTRYADNVYRFILKNLGHEEDSRDVVQSAFEKLWINKDNVENERSKSYLFTIAYNQMIDHIRKHKRVTLRDEFKEEVRIQDRPQHSMKKVLEDALARLSETARSLVLLKDYEGYSYDEIGEITGLNESQVKVYLHRARLQLKNYLVSIENVM; encoded by the coding sequence ATGACCGCCAGAGAATATAATGAATGTGTGACCAGGTATGCTGACAACGTATACCGCTTCATCCTCAAGAATTTGGGGCATGAAGAAGATTCACGGGATGTGGTGCAGAGCGCTTTTGAAAAGCTCTGGATCAATAAAGACAATGTAGAAAATGAGCGGAGCAAATCTTACCTCTTTACCATTGCCTACAACCAAATGATCGACCATATCCGTAAACACAAACGGGTAACGTTGAGAGATGAATTTAAAGAAGAAGTAAGAATTCAGGACAGGCCGCAGCACAGTATGAAAAAAGTGCTGGAAGATGCGCTGGCCAGGTTAAGTGAAACAGCCAGGAGTTTGGTTTTACTGAAAGATTATGAAGGATACAGTTACGATGAAATTGGAGAAATAACGGGATTGAACGAAAGCCAGGTGAAGGTTTATTTGCACAGAGCCCGTTTACAATTGAAAAATTATTTAGTGAGTATTGAAAATGTGATGTAA
- the kbl gene encoding glycine C-acetyltransferase, whose amino-acid sequence MNEKMVQRVAAELEEIKANGLFKKERIIESAQGPEIRVNGKNVLNFCANNYLGLSSHPKVIEAAKKYIDLRGYGMSSVRFICGTQDIHKELEAKISKFLGTEDTILYAAAFDANGGVFEPLFGEEDAIISDALNHASIIDGVRLCKAQRFRYEHNNMDDLEAKLIESAGARSRVIVTDGSFSMDGTIAQLDKIVMLAEKYDAAIMVDECHSSGFLGKTGRGTHEYRGVMGKIDIITGTLGKALGGASGGFTSGRKEVIEMLRQRSRPYLFSNTLAPSIVGASIAVMDLLSETTELRDQLEVNTKYFRSKMTAAGFDIKPGEHPIVPIMLYDAVVAQNFAARLLEEGIYVIGFFFPVVAKGQARIRVQLSAAHEKQHLDKAIAAFTKVGKELGVLKVTV is encoded by the coding sequence ATGAATGAGAAAATGGTACAAAGAGTAGCTGCTGAGCTGGAGGAAATCAAGGCGAACGGGCTGTTTAAAAAAGAAAGAATCATTGAAAGTGCCCAAGGCCCGGAAATCAGGGTAAACGGGAAAAATGTACTCAACTTTTGTGCGAATAACTATCTCGGTCTGTCTTCTCACCCAAAAGTAATTGAGGCGGCTAAGAAATATATTGACCTGCGTGGATATGGCATGAGCAGTGTTCGCTTTATCTGCGGCACACAGGATATACATAAAGAGCTGGAAGCCAAAATTTCTAAATTTCTCGGAACAGAGGATACTATCCTATATGCTGCGGCTTTTGATGCCAATGGGGGTGTATTTGAACCATTGTTTGGCGAAGAAGATGCCATCATCAGCGATGCCTTGAACCATGCAAGCATTATTGACGGAGTGCGTTTGTGCAAGGCTCAGCGTTTCCGGTACGAACATAATAATATGGACGACCTGGAAGCTAAATTGATTGAATCAGCCGGAGCCAGAAGCAGGGTAATTGTAACCGACGGCAGCTTCAGTATGGATGGAACTATTGCCCAGTTGGATAAGATTGTTATGCTTGCCGAAAAATATGATGCTGCAATAATGGTGGATGAATGTCACTCAAGCGGGTTCCTTGGTAAAACCGGAAGAGGTACTCATGAGTATCGTGGAGTGATGGGTAAGATTGATATCATTACCGGTACATTAGGCAAGGCTTTGGGCGGCGCAAGCGGCGGATTTACCAGTGGCCGTAAAGAAGTGATTGAAATGCTCCGCCAACGTTCAAGACCATATTTGTTTTCAAACACATTGGCACCAAGCATAGTGGGAGCTTCCATTGCAGTGATGGATTTATTGAGTGAAACAACTGAACTGAGAGATCAGTTAGAAGTAAACACAAAATATTTCAGAAGCAAGATGACTGCAGCCGGTTTTGATATTAAGCCCGGTGAACATCCTATTGTACCGATTATGTTATATGATGCAGTTGTTGCACAAAACTTTGCTGCAAGGTTGCTGGAAGAAGGGATTTATGTAATTGGATTCTTTTTTCCGGTTGTGGCAAAAGGACAGGCAAGAATAAGGGTGCAGTTAAGTGCGGCTCATGAAAAACAGCACTTGGATAAAGCTATTGCAGCCTTTACAAAAGTTGGGAAAGAATTGGGTGTATTGAAAGTAACTGTGTAA